One genomic region from Spirulina subsalsa PCC 9445 encodes:
- a CDS encoding RNA-guided endonuclease InsQ/TnpB family protein, which translates to MIVYEFKLKGKYKQYQAIDEAIRTSQFIQNKCLRYWMDNPDIKVDKYALNKYCAVLAAEFPFANELNSMARQSAAERSWSAIARFYHNCKKRIKGKKGFPTFKKNCRSVEYKSSGWKLSETRKAITFSDQKGIGTLKLKGTYDLNCYDIKQIKRVRLVRRADGYYAQFVISVDVKIETQPTNQAVGIDLGLKYFIADSQGHVESSPQFYRRAEKQLNRANRKKSKKFSRERKKAKVKQSNNYHKARNRYARKHLRVSRQRKEYCKRLAYSVIQSNDLVGYEDLNVKGLVRNRHLAKSISDAGWYTFRSWLEYFGHKYGKVTVAVPPHNTSQKCSSCGEKVKKSLSTRTHVCPYCGYVEDRDINAAINILKLGLSTVGHTGTYATGDLPSWAVGASLLSNGESVNVESPRL; encoded by the coding sequence ATGATTGTATACGAGTTCAAGCTCAAAGGGAAATACAAGCAATATCAAGCCATAGACGAAGCCATTCGCACTAGCCAATTCATTCAAAATAAGTGCTTGCGCTACTGGATGGACAACCCAGATATCAAGGTAGACAAGTACGCCTTGAATAAATATTGTGCCGTACTGGCGGCTGAGTTTCCTTTTGCTAATGAACTCAACTCAATGGCTAGGCAATCGGCGGCGGAACGTTCTTGGTCGGCAATAGCTCGGTTTTACCACAACTGCAAGAAGAGGATTAAGGGGAAAAAAGGGTTCCCTACATTTAAAAAGAATTGCCGTTCAGTTGAATACAAATCATCTGGATGGAAGCTTTCAGAGACGAGAAAAGCGATTACATTTTCAGACCAGAAAGGAATCGGTACTCTGAAGCTAAAGGGGACTTACGATCTTAACTGCTATGACATCAAACAAATTAAGCGAGTGCGATTAGTGCGACGTGCTGACGGTTACTATGCTCAATTTGTAATTAGTGTTGATGTTAAGATTGAGACTCAACCAACAAATCAAGCCGTTGGTATTGATTTGGGATTAAAATACTTCATTGCCGACAGCCAAGGCCATGTGGAATCTTCACCCCAGTTTTACCGTCGAGCAGAAAAGCAGTTAAATCGTGCTAATCGTAAGAAGTCCAAGAAGTTTAGTCGAGAGCGGAAAAAGGCCAAGGTTAAACAATCGAACAATTACCACAAAGCTAGAAATAGATATGCCCGGAAGCATTTAAGGGTAAGTAGGCAGCGAAAAGAGTATTGCAAGAGACTAGCATACTCCGTTATCCAATCTAACGATTTGGTGGGCTATGAAGATTTGAATGTCAAAGGGCTGGTTAGAAATCGACATCTAGCGAAATCAATTAGTGATGCGGGTTGGTACACTTTCCGCAGTTGGTTAGAATACTTTGGGCATAAATATGGGAAGGTAACTGTTGCAGTTCCTCCCCATAACACAAGTCAAAAATGCTCTAGCTGTGGCGAAAAAGTGAAAAAATCTTTGTCTACTAGAACCCATGTTTGTCCTTATTGTGGGTATGTGGAAGACAGAGATATCAATGCGGCCATCAATATCTTGAAATTAGGACTCAGTACGGTAGGGCATACCGGAACTTACGCTACAGGAGATTTGCCCTCTTGGGCAGTTGGCGCAAGCCTGCTGTCTAACGGCGAGTCGGTGAATGTAGAATCCCCACGCCTTTAG
- a CDS encoding HAD family hydrolase has translation MAAWQGFIFDVDGTLAETEREGHRVAFNQAFRAAGLDWDWSVEFYGQLLSVAGGKERIRHYLEQFRPEEERSEEFIRQLHGQKTEYYRQLLTQGAIPLRPGVERLLGEAQQQGIRLAIATTSAYENAIALLEQHLNPQIFEVIAAGDIVAAKKPAPDIYHYVRQKMELSPQQCLVFEDSEQGLKAATQAGFSTLVTVNDYTQHHDLTGAWLVVNHLGEPEHPLTVLQGHWPAPYINVETLLQISAKG, from the coding sequence ATGGCAGCTTGGCAAGGGTTTATTTTCGATGTGGATGGGACACTAGCGGAAACGGAACGGGAAGGGCATCGCGTGGCGTTTAATCAAGCGTTTCGGGCGGCTGGTCTAGATTGGGATTGGTCGGTGGAGTTTTATGGTCAATTGTTAAGCGTTGCCGGGGGGAAAGAGCGCATTCGTCACTATTTAGAGCAGTTTCGCCCAGAGGAGGAGAGGAGTGAGGAGTTTATCCGCCAACTGCACGGGCAGAAAACGGAGTATTATCGACAGTTATTAACACAGGGAGCCATTCCTCTGCGTCCGGGGGTGGAACGGTTGTTAGGGGAAGCGCAACAACAGGGGATTCGATTAGCGATCGCAACCACCAGCGCTTATGAAAATGCGATCGCCCTCCTAGAACAACATCTCAATCCCCAAATCTTTGAAGTCATCGCCGCCGGAGACATCGTAGCCGCCAAAAAACCCGCCCCAGACATCTATCACTATGTCCGGCAAAAAATGGAGTTATCCCCCCAGCAATGCCTCGTTTTTGAAGACTCCGAACAGGGATTAAAAGCCGCCACCCAAGCCGGATTCTCCACCCTTGTCACCGTCAACGACTACACCCAACACCATGACCTGACAGGCGCTTGGCTCGTAGTCAACCATTTAGGAGAACCAGAACATCCCCTCACCGTCCTACAAGGCCATTGGCCCGCCCCCTATATTAACGTAGAGACTTTACTCCAAATTTCGGCCAAAGGGTAA
- a CDS encoding YccF domain-containing protein: MSLLGNIIWLIFGGFVSGVGYIVGGLTICLTIIGIPFGLQAVKLGIATFTPFGRKIIEDGKANSTLTTIFNVIWLIFFGWEIALVHLIHGLILAITIIGLPFAKQHFKLMIIALLPFGRNLE; the protein is encoded by the coding sequence ATGAGTTTACTGGGGAATATTATCTGGCTGATTTTTGGAGGTTTTGTCAGTGGTGTGGGCTATATTGTGGGAGGTCTGACCATTTGCCTAACCATTATTGGGATTCCTTTTGGGTTACAAGCGGTTAAACTGGGCATTGCGACCTTTACTCCCTTTGGGCGAAAAATTATCGAGGATGGGAAAGCCAATAGCACACTGACGACTATTTTTAATGTGATTTGGTTGATCTTCTTTGGCTGGGAAATTGCCCTTGTCCATTTAATTCACGGGCTGATTTTGGCGATTACAATTATTGGGCTGCCTTTTGCCAAACAACATTTCAAGTTGATGATTATTGCTCTTTTACCCTTTGGCCGAAATTTGGAGTAA
- a CDS encoding GspE/PulE family protein — MTQTPSSRSRRNTRALTIRNDFSPFGNKLIQSGFVDNEQMKQALIETRKTGRPLTEVIEDITGRQLTPELQRQYKKQQLFELKILYGVDSLDPEVNPITNNQMGELIDNLIPIDICRRYKLAPLSKSNGEPPILLVAMVNPDDLEAQDDLKRILRPQGVDLQRIVITIEDYQQLLDQYLDEQVRITQEEEKKKQTEINSDLFENLGQLEDAPDENEDNLDASQDAQGAPIINLVNKILMKALNDGVSDIHVEPQENFLQVRFRKDGVLHRAFDNMPKQIAPAVAARFKIMSELDIAEKRLPQDGKIRRMYQGRKVDFRVSTLPSRYGEKVVLRILDNSATQLGLDKLISDEETLAIVREMANRPFGLILVTGPTGSGKSTSLYSVLAERNDPGINISTAEDPIEYSLDGITQVQVIREKGMDFASILRSFLRQDPDVILVGETRDHETAKTAIEAALTGHLVLTTLHTNDAAGAIARLDEMGVEPFMVSGALIGILAQRLMRRVCSDCRIPYQPTVEELARYGLSASKDGEITFYKANTIPVDQRGNVELCQKCRGVGYRGRVGVYEVLRMTERVQTAINEGASTDRIKEIAVEEGMKTLLAYSLMLVYEGHTTLEEVDRVTFTDTGLEAELRAKRKSGLTCRTCQAELQPEWVDCPYCMTPRFTDL, encoded by the coding sequence ATGACTCAAACACCATCTAGTCGAAGTCGGCGTAACACCCGCGCCTTGACCATTCGTAACGATTTTTCTCCCTTCGGAAATAAACTCATCCAGTCGGGTTTTGTGGACAATGAGCAAATGAAACAGGCGCTCATTGAAACTCGGAAGACGGGTCGTCCACTGACAGAAGTGATAGAAGACATTACAGGTCGTCAACTCACGCCAGAACTCCAGCGTCAGTACAAAAAGCAACAACTCTTTGAACTGAAAATCCTTTACGGGGTCGATTCACTCGATCCGGAAGTGAATCCGATCACCAACAATCAAATGGGAGAGTTAATTGATAACTTAATCCCCATTGATATTTGTCGTCGTTATAAGCTAGCTCCTTTGTCTAAGAGCAATGGAGAACCCCCCATTCTGTTGGTAGCCATGGTCAATCCCGACGACCTAGAAGCGCAGGATGACCTGAAACGCATTTTGCGCCCCCAAGGCGTGGATCTGCAACGGATTGTCATTACCATTGAGGATTATCAACAACTTTTAGACCAGTATCTTGACGAACAAGTTCGCATTACCCAAGAAGAAGAAAAGAAAAAACAAACAGAGATTAACTCAGACCTGTTTGAAAATCTCGGGCAACTTGAGGATGCACCGGATGAAAACGAAGATAACCTAGATGCGAGTCAAGACGCTCAAGGGGCACCGATTATTAATCTGGTGAATAAAATCTTAATGAAAGCCCTCAATGATGGGGTTTCCGATATTCACGTTGAACCGCAAGAGAACTTTTTACAGGTACGCTTCCGCAAAGACGGGGTATTGCATCGGGCTTTTGACAATATGCCGAAACAAATTGCTCCGGCGGTGGCCGCCCGTTTTAAGATTATGTCCGAGTTGGATATTGCCGAAAAACGCTTACCCCAAGACGGTAAAATCCGCCGGATGTATCAAGGGCGGAAAGTGGACTTTCGGGTAAGTACCCTCCCCAGTCGTTATGGGGAAAAGGTGGTGTTGCGGATTTTAGACAACTCCGCCACTCAGTTAGGTCTAGATAAACTAATTAGTGACGAGGAAACCCTAGCCATTGTAAGGGAAATGGCCAACCGTCCCTTTGGCTTAATTTTGGTGACGGGGCCGACGGGTTCCGGGAAGTCTACCAGTTTGTACTCGGTACTGGCCGAACGGAATGATCCGGGGATTAATATTAGTACCGCCGAAGACCCCATTGAGTATTCCTTAGATGGAATTACTCAGGTGCAGGTCATTCGGGAAAAAGGAATGGACTTCGCCTCGATTTTGCGCTCCTTCCTGCGGCAAGACCCGGATGTGATTCTGGTGGGGGAAACCCGCGACCATGAAACAGCGAAAACGGCCATTGAAGCAGCGTTAACGGGACACTTGGTTTTAACGACTTTGCACACCAACGACGCGGCCGGTGCGATCGCCCGTTTAGACGAAATGGGCGTTGAACCCTTCATGGTATCCGGGGCATTAATCGGCATCTTGGCACAACGGCTCATGCGGCGGGTTTGTAGTGACTGCCGCATCCCCTATCAGCCCACCGTCGAAGAACTCGCCCGTTATGGTCTATCGGCCTCTAAAGACGGAGAAATCACCTTTTATAAAGCTAACACCATTCCCGTTGACCAACGGGGCAACGTCGAACTCTGCCAAAAATGCCGAGGGGTAGGTTATCGAGGACGGGTCGGGGTGTATGAAGTCTTGCGCATGACCGAACGAGTCCAAACCGCCATTAACGAGGGCGCTTCCACCGACCGCATTAAAGAAATCGCCGTAGAAGAAGGAATGAAAACCCTCCTAGCCTATAGCTTAATGCTGGTCTATGAAGGACACACCACCCTCGAAGAGGTAGACCGTGTGACCTTCACCGACACAGGTTTAGAAGCCGAACTGCGCGCCAAACGCAAGAGCGGTTTAACCTGCCGCACTTGTCAAGCGGAATTACAACCAGAATGGGTAGATTGTCCCTACTGCATGACCCCTCGTTTTACGGATCTCTAA
- a CDS encoding type IV pilus twitching motility protein PilT, with amino-acid sequence MPTELMIEDVLEQLVEMGGSDVHIQAGAPIYFRVSGKLQPIGEEPLTPQEAQRLIFSMLNNKQRKDVEQNWELDSSYGVKGLARFRLNVYKERGCWAACMRALSSKIPNFDMLGLPDIVREMSERPRGMVLVTGQTGSGKTTTMAAMLDLINRTRAEHILTVEDPIEYVFPNIKSLFHQRQKGEDTKSFSNALKGALRQDPDIILVGEMRDQETIGLAVSAAETGHLVFGTLHTNSAAGTIDRMLDVFPPEQQPQIRAQMSQSLLAVFSQCLVQKANPKPGEFGRCMAQEIMVVTPAISNLIREGKTSMIYSAIQTGMKMGMQTMEQALATFVKNGQVSFEEAASKCSKPDELQRIIGTVPTGRVAKK; translated from the coding sequence ATGCCCACAGAATTAATGATTGAAGACGTTCTGGAGCAATTAGTGGAAATGGGCGGGTCTGATGTTCATATCCAAGCGGGTGCGCCAATTTATTTCCGAGTAAGTGGGAAACTGCAACCGATTGGGGAAGAACCCCTCACCCCCCAAGAAGCTCAACGTTTGATTTTTAGTATGCTCAACAACAAACAACGGAAGGATGTTGAGCAGAACTGGGAATTAGACTCCTCCTATGGGGTGAAAGGCCTCGCCCGTTTCCGGTTAAATGTGTACAAAGAACGGGGCTGTTGGGCGGCCTGTATGCGGGCATTATCTTCTAAAATTCCCAACTTTGATATGTTGGGACTGCCCGATATTGTACGAGAAATGTCCGAACGACCGAGGGGGATGGTGTTAGTCACCGGACAAACAGGATCGGGAAAAACCACCACAATGGCGGCCATGTTGGATTTAATCAACCGCACCCGGGCTGAACATATTTTGACGGTGGAAGACCCCATTGAGTACGTTTTCCCCAATATCAAGAGCTTATTCCACCAACGGCAAAAAGGGGAAGATACGAAGAGTTTCTCCAACGCCTTGAAAGGCGCGCTGCGTCAAGACCCGGATATTATTCTGGTGGGGGAAATGCGGGACCAAGAAACCATCGGCCTAGCCGTATCGGCCGCAGAAACAGGTCACTTAGTATTCGGCACCCTACACACCAACTCCGCCGCCGGAACCATTGACCGGATGTTGGATGTGTTCCCCCCAGAACAACAACCCCAAATTCGGGCGCAAATGTCCCAATCCCTCTTAGCGGTGTTTAGTCAATGTTTGGTACAGAAAGCCAATCCCAAACCCGGGGAATTCGGACGCTGTATGGCTCAAGAGATTATGGTGGTGACTCCTGCTATCTCTAACTTAATTCGGGAAGGGAAAACCTCCATGATTTATTCCGCCATCCAAACGGGGATGAAAATGGGTATGCAAACCATGGAACAAGCCCTAGCTACCTTTGTCAAAAATGGACAAGTGAGTTTTGAAGAAGCGGCTTCTAAGTGCAGCAAACCCGATGAACTCCAGCGTATTATTGGGACAGTTCCCACCGGTCGAGTAGCTAAAAAATAA
- a CDS encoding type II secretion system F family protein, producing the protein MPTFIAEIKDIKGNSTKTKIDAHSPEQARSMLMNRNPGASIGNITQTGFNFDLNALAENMTSITVKDKAVLSRQFSVMVNAGVAMVRCLGILTEQCDNPKMKKALKAISSDVQEGISLSEAMRKHPACFDQLYVSMVEAGEVGGVLDQVLDRLAMLLENMQRLANQVKSAMSYPVAVGSLAVIVFFAMTIFLIPIFAGIFDDLGTELPLLTQTMVMLSGWFTSIIFWVIAIPSVFGVVFAYKQYYKTPAGRLQIDAFMLKAPILGDLNTKNAVARFARIFGTLTRSGVPILNCLDIVRDIAGNEVIANAVEATKGEIQQGGMISIALEKEGVFPPLAVQMISIGEETGELDAMLLKVADFYEDEVEQAVKALTSVIEPLMMVGVAGIVGVILLSMYLPMFAVFDQMG; encoded by the coding sequence ATGCCAACCTTTATCGCTGAAATTAAAGACATCAAGGGCAATAGCACCAAAACTAAAATTGATGCCCATTCGCCCGAACAAGCCCGAAGTATGTTAATGAATCGCAACCCCGGCGCGAGTATTGGCAATATTACTCAAACGGGCTTTAATTTTGACCTGAATGCTTTAGCGGAAAACATGACCAGTATCACGGTGAAAGATAAAGCCGTGTTGTCCCGTCAGTTTTCGGTAATGGTCAATGCTGGGGTGGCTATGGTGCGCTGTTTAGGGATTCTGACGGAACAATGTGATAATCCCAAAATGAAAAAAGCCCTCAAAGCCATTAGCTCCGATGTACAGGAGGGGATTAGCCTTTCCGAAGCCATGCGCAAACATCCCGCCTGTTTTGACCAGCTTTATGTTTCTATGGTGGAAGCGGGAGAAGTGGGGGGGGTTTTAGATCAGGTCTTGGATCGTCTGGCCATGTTGTTGGAAAATATGCAGCGCTTGGCGAACCAGGTGAAATCCGCGATGTCTTACCCGGTGGCGGTGGGATCTTTGGCGGTGATTGTGTTCTTCGCCATGACCATCTTTTTGATCCCTATTTTTGCCGGGATTTTTGATGATTTAGGGACAGAACTCCCTCTGTTGACTCAGACGATGGTGATGTTGAGTGGTTGGTTTACAAGTATCATCTTTTGGGTGATTGCTATTCCTAGTGTGTTTGGGGTGGTTTTTGCTTATAAACAATATTACAAAACCCCGGCCGGACGCTTACAAATTGATGCTTTTATGTTGAAAGCTCCCATCTTAGGGGACTTGAATACTAAAAATGCTGTCGCTCGTTTTGCCCGGATTTTTGGCACGCTCACTCGTTCCGGGGTGCCGATTTTAAACTGTTTGGATATTGTGCGGGATATTGCGGGGAATGAAGTGATTGCCAATGCCGTAGAAGCCACGAAGGGAGAAATTCAACAGGGGGGTATGATTAGTATTGCCTTGGAAAAAGAGGGGGTTTTCCCACCTTTGGCGGTGCAGATGATTAGTATTGGGGAAGAAACCGGGGAACTCGATGCCATGTTATTAAAAGTGGCGGACTTTTATGAAGATGAAGTTGAGCAAGCGGTTAAAGCCTTGACCAGTGTCATTGAACCGTTGATGATGGTAGGTGTAGCTGGAATTGTCGGGGTGATTTTATTGTCAATGTATCTACCAATGTTTGCCGTGTTTGATCAAATGGGTTAG
- a CDS encoding adenylate/guanylate cyclase domain-containing protein — MIVSNLSTLATLEPKLRALLPAQLYVGIWVNPQNELLLEVVGHLQTLRYLLSDSVPRQVVSNPPLPGKLRYHWEEGTLLFTDLAGFTPLMEANTAQGSEGAKELLSILSGYFAAMIDVVVKSGGDLLEFTGDALLVQFPQESDNGDVGRAIRAGLRMQRAMGDFAHIQTAQGRLSLAMRVGIHRGRFLAVDLGTPSRMMRVLLGETVKRAKQAEGAGQVGAVCLTEEVIQLLGGVFAVEPGKLGYGLVVDNLSDRRLGEYDITLNKRRRVSSALWFDRSDRALLDKIESLVQELEPLASYLPQAVLKLVVENAAQRSIPPTFSPCVVMFVNLSGLSEFIDQVQPEQEAAVVAQCNYLFSVINGMVTAVGGVMKNPTYHLEGSVVVIYWGGIDTHTDDASRAARVALELREVVQQSWLNQMAKGAIACQIGIAQGVVFAAEVGEPRGRREFNVLGDVVNTAARLMTKAQPGQILFTQTLYESLRQQSTTSTQSFRYEFMGEIPLKGKRQLFPVYELQSTTPPKGDGSSQLNGH, encoded by the coding sequence ATGATTGTATCTAACCTTTCAACCCTTGCCACGTTAGAGCCGAAATTACGAGCTTTGCTCCCCGCCCAGTTATATGTGGGAATCTGGGTGAATCCTCAAAATGAGCTTTTATTAGAGGTGGTCGGACATCTGCAAACCTTGCGCTATCTCCTCTCCGATAGTGTGCCGCGTCAAGTGGTCAGTAACCCCCCCCTACCGGGGAAACTCCGCTACCACTGGGAAGAAGGAACCCTCTTATTCACCGATTTAGCCGGGTTTACTCCCTTAATGGAAGCCAATACTGCCCAAGGGAGTGAAGGGGCGAAGGAGTTACTGAGCATCTTAAGTGGTTATTTTGCGGCGATGATTGATGTGGTCGTCAAATCAGGAGGGGATTTGCTGGAGTTTACGGGGGATGCGCTGTTAGTCCAGTTTCCCCAGGAAAGCGACAATGGGGATGTGGGTCGGGCAATTCGGGCGGGTTTGCGGATGCAACGGGCTATGGGGGATTTTGCCCATATCCAAACGGCTCAAGGGCGGTTATCTTTAGCCATGCGGGTGGGGATTCATCGAGGGCGGTTTTTAGCGGTGGATTTGGGGACTCCTTCCCGCATGATGCGGGTGTTGTTGGGGGAAACGGTCAAACGGGCGAAACAGGCCGAAGGGGCGGGTCAGGTGGGGGCGGTGTGTTTAACGGAGGAGGTGATTCAACTTCTGGGGGGCGTGTTTGCTGTAGAACCGGGAAAACTGGGGTATGGGTTGGTGGTGGATAATTTAAGCGATCGCCGTTTGGGGGAATATGACATTACTTTAAACAAGCGGCGACGGGTTTCTAGTGCGCTTTGGTTTGATCGCAGCGATCGCGCCCTCCTCGATAAAATTGAAAGTTTAGTCCAAGAATTAGAACCCCTGGCCAGTTATCTCCCCCAAGCGGTTCTTAAATTAGTGGTCGAAAATGCCGCCCAGCGTTCCATCCCCCCCACGTTCAGCCCCTGCGTCGTGATGTTTGTCAATTTAAGCGGCTTATCGGAGTTTATTGACCAAGTACAACCGGAACAAGAGGCGGCGGTGGTGGCACAATGTAACTATCTTTTCTCGGTGATTAATGGCATGGTAACGGCGGTGGGAGGGGTGATGAAAAACCCCACCTATCACCTAGAAGGTTCGGTGGTAGTCATTTATTGGGGGGGCATTGATACCCACACCGATGATGCGAGTCGTGCGGCTCGTGTCGCCTTAGAATTGCGGGAGGTGGTGCAACAGTCTTGGTTAAATCAAATGGCCAAGGGTGCGATCGCCTGTCAAATCGGCATCGCTCAAGGGGTCGTCTTTGCGGCCGAAGTGGGAGAACCAAGAGGCCGTCGAGAATTCAACGTTTTAGGCGACGTAGTGAACACCGCCGCCCGTTTAATGACCAAAGCCCAGCCCGGGCAAATCCTATTCACTCAAACTCTCTACGAGTCCCTGCGCCAACAATCCACCACCTCTACTCAATCCTTTCGTTATGAATTTATGGGCGAAATTCCCTTAAAAGGTAAACGCCAACTGTTCCCCGTGTATGAACTCCAGTCAACTACTCCGCCCAAAGGGGATGGATCTTCCCAACTCAACGGCCATTAG
- a CDS encoding sirohydrochlorin chelatase yields MVSPTPPAQVAYLLVFHGSRDPRPQQACEQLAEYFRQALQETAPPPPPLPPQPPLVATAALELSPLSLSQKILKVAQLAQKQSIGCLKILPLFLLPGVHVREDIPAEIEQAKQHLNSDFQIRQSSHLGDQKALLSLLQQAFAPFPVGGRILLSHGSRRPLANQPIAQLAQDLQALPAYWSVAPHLAETVAQLVHQNPPSLTILPYFLFSGGITDAIAQQVHQLQAQYPHLPFQLGQPLGPSPELAQIILGLANETDLSSVEEKNRIRDIH; encoded by the coding sequence ATGGTTTCTCCCACTCCCCCCGCCCAAGTCGCCTATCTTTTGGTCTTTCATGGCAGTCGTGATCCTCGGCCACAACAGGCTTGTGAGCAACTGGCGGAATACTTTCGCCAGGCCTTACAGGAAACGGCTCCCCCACCGCCCCCTCTCCCCCCACAGCCCCCTCTCGTCGCCACAGCGGCCTTAGAATTATCTCCCCTCTCTCTCTCCCAAAAGATTTTAAAGGTTGCCCAATTGGCGCAAAAACAGTCCATTGGCTGCCTAAAAATTCTCCCCCTGTTTCTGCTCCCGGGGGTTCATGTTCGTGAAGATATTCCGGCAGAAATTGAACAGGCAAAACAACACCTGAATTCGGATTTTCAGATCCGACAATCCTCCCATTTAGGGGATCAAAAGGCTTTATTGTCTCTCCTCCAGCAAGCCTTTGCTCCCTTTCCTGTGGGGGGTCGCATTTTATTATCCCACGGGAGCCGTCGTCCCTTGGCGAATCAACCGATTGCCCAACTGGCTCAAGATCTGCAAGCTTTACCAGCTTATTGGTCTGTTGCCCCCCATTTAGCAGAAACTGTCGCCCAACTGGTTCACCAAAACCCCCCGAGTTTAACGATTTTGCCTTACTTTTTGTTCTCGGGGGGAATTACCGATGCGATCGCCCAACAAGTCCACCAACTCCAAGCCCAATACCCCCATCTTCCTTTCCAGTTAGGACAACCTCTAGGCCCATCTCCAGAACTAGCACAAATTATCTTGGGGCTGGCAAACGAAACGGATTTATCTTCCGTTGAGGAGAAGAATAGGATTAGAGATATCCATTGA
- a CDS encoding permease, producing the protein MTQLYNAFTLFMSLLVEALPFLLLGVLLSSALLFFVDERQLVAKMPRNPLLGALFGSCAGFLFPVCECGNVPVARRLLTQGAPTSVAIGFLLAAPTINPIVMWSTWAAFPHQPGMVFWRILFSLIIATIVGCVFSFQKDPWPLMQPDLAKRVMNQRANQASSHSALWTKPEPLPTLLQSGTFLLGEGSAPVRLDDAATGAVALPYQKAFQRFSRHRVRLFLNNIVQEMRELGAMLVLGSATAAAIQVLAPRELVLSLGQGTVTSILAMMLLAALVSICSTVDAFFVLAFASTFTTGSLLAFLVFGPMIDIKAIGLMISIFKPKVILYLFAIAAQLTLILTLSYSYFF; encoded by the coding sequence ATGACTCAACTGTACAATGCGTTCACGCTCTTTATGAGCTTATTGGTAGAAGCGTTACCGTTTCTGCTGTTAGGCGTTCTTCTCTCCAGTGCTTTGCTTTTTTTCGTTGATGAACGCCAGTTAGTGGCGAAAATGCCCCGCAATCCCTTATTAGGGGCTTTATTTGGCAGTTGTGCCGGGTTTCTGTTTCCCGTCTGCGAATGTGGGAATGTCCCCGTCGCTCGTCGTCTTTTAACTCAAGGGGCGCCTACTTCAGTGGCCATTGGTTTTTTACTCGCCGCTCCCACCATTAACCCCATTGTGATGTGGTCTACTTGGGCGGCATTTCCCCATCAGCCGGGGATGGTATTTTGGCGGATTCTCTTCTCGTTGATTATTGCCACCATTGTGGGCTGTGTGTTTAGTTTCCAGAAAGATCCTTGGCCCCTCATGCAGCCGGATTTAGCCAAGCGGGTGATGAATCAACGGGCGAATCAAGCCTCAAGCCATTCAGCACTCTGGACGAAACCGGAACCCCTACCGACGTTATTACAATCTGGGACGTTTTTATTAGGTGAGGGATCAGCGCCTGTGCGTTTGGATGATGCGGCCACCGGAGCCGTGGCTTTGCCCTATCAGAAAGCCTTTCAACGCTTTTCTCGCCACAGAGTCCGCCTGTTTTTAAATAATATTGTCCAAGAAATGCGGGAACTCGGGGCGATGTTGGTATTGGGCAGTGCCACAGCCGCCGCCATTCAAGTGTTAGCACCTCGGGAGTTGGTGCTGAGTTTAGGTCAAGGGACGGTGACTTCAATTTTGGCCATGATGTTATTAGCGGCCTTGGTGTCCATCTGTTCCACCGTTGACGCTTTCTTTGTTTTAGCGTTTGCCTCCACTTTTACCACAGGCTCCCTCCTGGCCTTTTTGGTCTTTGGCCCCATGATTGACATTAAAGCCATTGGCTTGATGATCTCGATTTTTAAACCCAAGGTGATTCTTTATTTATTTGCGATCGCCGCTCAACTCACCCTCATCCTTACCTTGTCTTATAGTTACTTCTTCTAA